In Ascaphus truei isolate aAscTru1 chromosome 7, aAscTru1.hap1, whole genome shotgun sequence, one genomic interval encodes:
- the LOC142498915 gene encoding C-reactive protein-like isoform X1 encodes MGRMLGLLLLLAGVSGVLAQTDLTQVSHGRLRKTDMTDKVFLFPEEPVDSYVRLKPAKNGPFDKLTVCLRSYSELTRSHSLFSLVTPSGDNDFVLYIDSDFDSYRLSVSVGIKSLYYNLTDSYTLQWRSTCVSWDSSTGIIQLWVNGKPYPRKVFQKGYKINANPIIVIGQDQYHGQIYADYFVGEITDVHMYDEILSEQNIRNVLYYSDIGGNVINWKSLEYSLEGNVTMQQYLCDVYYGSACSPDHSGLHTPL; translated from the exons ATGGGGAGGATGCTGGGTTTGCTGCTCCTGCTTGCAGGTGTTTCTGGAGTTCTAGCTCAGACAG atctgactcaagtttcacacgggagacttcggaagacag ATATGACAGACAAAGTGTTCCTTTTCCCCGAAGAACCGGTTGATTCATACGTGCGTCTGAAACCAGCAAAGAACGGCCCCTTTGACAAACTCACGGTCTGCCTGCGATCCTACTCAGAACTGACCCGCTCccattccctgttctccctggTCACTCCGTCCGGAGATAATGACTTTGTCCTGTACATTGATTCTGACTTTGACAGTTATCGGTTATCAGTCTCAGTGGGCATCAAAAGCCTGTATTATAATCTGACAGACAGTTATACTCTACAGTGGAGGAGCACCTGTGTGAGCTGGGACTCCTCCACTGGAATAATACAGCTATGGGTCAATGGGAAGCCGTACCCAAGAAAAGTGTTTCAAAAAGGGTACAAAATCAATGCAAACCCCATCATTGTGATTGGACAGGATCAGTATCATGGTCAAATTTATGCTGACTACTTTGTTGGAGAGATCACCGATGTTCACATGTATGATGAGATATTATCTGAACAGAACATCCGTAATGTTCTTTATTATAGTGACATTGGTGGTAATGTGATTAACTGGAAGTCCCTAGAGTATTCACTTGAAGGCAATGTCACTATGCAGCAATATCTATGTGATGTCTACTACGGTTCTGCCTGTTCCCCTGATCATAGCGGCCTCCATACACCACTATGA
- the LOC142498915 gene encoding C-reactive protein-like isoform X2, protein MGRMLGLLLLLAGVSGVLAQTDMTDKVFLFPEEPVDSYVRLKPAKNGPFDKLTVCLRSYSELTRSHSLFSLVTPSGDNDFVLYIDSDFDSYRLSVSVGIKSLYYNLTDSYTLQWRSTCVSWDSSTGIIQLWVNGKPYPRKVFQKGYKINANPIIVIGQDQYHGQIYADYFVGEITDVHMYDEILSEQNIRNVLYYSDIGGNVINWKSLEYSLEGNVTMQQYLCDVYYGSACSPDHSGLHTPL, encoded by the exons ATGGGGAGGATGCTGGGTTTGCTGCTCCTGCTTGCAGGTGTTTCTGGAGTTCTAGCTCAGACAG ATATGACAGACAAAGTGTTCCTTTTCCCCGAAGAACCGGTTGATTCATACGTGCGTCTGAAACCAGCAAAGAACGGCCCCTTTGACAAACTCACGGTCTGCCTGCGATCCTACTCAGAACTGACCCGCTCccattccctgttctccctggTCACTCCGTCCGGAGATAATGACTTTGTCCTGTACATTGATTCTGACTTTGACAGTTATCGGTTATCAGTCTCAGTGGGCATCAAAAGCCTGTATTATAATCTGACAGACAGTTATACTCTACAGTGGAGGAGCACCTGTGTGAGCTGGGACTCCTCCACTGGAATAATACAGCTATGGGTCAATGGGAAGCCGTACCCAAGAAAAGTGTTTCAAAAAGGGTACAAAATCAATGCAAACCCCATCATTGTGATTGGACAGGATCAGTATCATGGTCAAATTTATGCTGACTACTTTGTTGGAGAGATCACCGATGTTCACATGTATGATGAGATATTATCTGAACAGAACATCCGTAATGTTCTTTATTATAGTGACATTGGTGGTAATGTGATTAACTGGAAGTCCCTAGAGTATTCACTTGAAGGCAATGTCACTATGCAGCAATATCTATGTGATGTCTACTACGGTTCTGCCTGTTCCCCTGATCATAGCGGCCTCCATACACCACTATGA
- the LOC142498915 gene encoding C-reactive protein-like isoform X3 gives MTDKVFLFPEEPVDSYVRLKPAKNGPFDKLTVCLRSYSELTRSHSLFSLVTPSGDNDFVLYIDSDFDSYRLSVSVGIKSLYYNLTDSYTLQWRSTCVSWDSSTGIIQLWVNGKPYPRKVFQKGYKINANPIIVIGQDQYHGQIYADYFVGEITDVHMYDEILSEQNIRNVLYYSDIGGNVINWKSLEYSLEGNVTMQQYLCDVYYGSACSPDHSGLHTPL, from the coding sequence ATGACAGACAAAGTGTTCCTTTTCCCCGAAGAACCGGTTGATTCATACGTGCGTCTGAAACCAGCAAAGAACGGCCCCTTTGACAAACTCACGGTCTGCCTGCGATCCTACTCAGAACTGACCCGCTCccattccctgttctccctggTCACTCCGTCCGGAGATAATGACTTTGTCCTGTACATTGATTCTGACTTTGACAGTTATCGGTTATCAGTCTCAGTGGGCATCAAAAGCCTGTATTATAATCTGACAGACAGTTATACTCTACAGTGGAGGAGCACCTGTGTGAGCTGGGACTCCTCCACTGGAATAATACAGCTATGGGTCAATGGGAAGCCGTACCCAAGAAAAGTGTTTCAAAAAGGGTACAAAATCAATGCAAACCCCATCATTGTGATTGGACAGGATCAGTATCATGGTCAAATTTATGCTGACTACTTTGTTGGAGAGATCACCGATGTTCACATGTATGATGAGATATTATCTGAACAGAACATCCGTAATGTTCTTTATTATAGTGACATTGGTGGTAATGTGATTAACTGGAAGTCCCTAGAGTATTCACTTGAAGGCAATGTCACTATGCAGCAATATCTATGTGATGTCTACTACGGTTCTGCCTGTTCCCCTGATCATAGCGGCCTCCATACACCACTATGA